TTTTGCTGATTAGAATTTATATACCAGATTACAGCTGCGATGATTAGAACCGCTGCTGCTGCAATTCCTATTATTTTTTTCATGATGATCCTCCTCTATCTGTCTAGGATTGTAAACTTCCCTTTTCCTAATGCTGTTAAACCGTAATTGTCTCCTAAACTAAATTCTAATTTTATAGAATATTTTTCTTCCCTTAAGGCGACAATGATAAAAAAAGGACGAGGAGCTGCGTTTATGAAAACGAATAATTCAAACGGTGAATCTTCATCGGTTCAATCTGCAGATTCACAGCCGATCTTTCCGGATATCGAAAAGAATATCGATCATTTAAAAATGCTGCTCGGGCGTCCTTTTGACCTGACTTACCGAGTATTTAACTATAAACATTCTTCGTTTGCCATTGTTTATATAAATGGATTAATCAGTAAAGAAGACATCGAACTGAGCGTCATTCCCCCGCTTATGCGCTGGTTTAAGGAAAATGACTCTTTAAAAGACCGGTTAATAGAAGATTTTGAGCAGCATATTCAGATTCCCCAAACTCTGAAGAAAACAGAAAAGCTCTCTAAAGCTGCCGAAGCGATTCTGCGAGGCCATGTTCTGATATTCGTTAACAAGAGTGATAAGGCATTTTTAATAGCTGATCAGCGCTGGGAGACCAGGTCTATTGAAGAACCAGCTTCGCAGACGATGGTTAGAGGACCAAGGGAAGGATTTGTTGAAACACTCGCCGTTAATTCCACCCTTATCCGGAGAAGAATTACAAACCCTAAACTACGTTTCAAAAGATTTACCGTGGGCGAGCTGAGTCAGACCTCTGTTTTCATTACTTATATTGATGGTTTAGTAGATGAGGAGGCACTAGACCTCGTTTATGACCGGTTAATGAACAGTAAAATCAAAGAAATTTTCGAGACCGGAATGCTGCAGGAAGTGTTGGAGAAAAAAGGATACTCCCCTTTTCCTACATTAATAGATACCGAACGCCCTGATGTGGTCTGTGCGGCTCTTACAGAAGGAAAGCTGGCGATCATGATGGAAGGTTCGCCTTTCGCATTAATTGGACCGGCCACCTTTATTTCTTACTTTCAAACAGCTGAGGATTACTATAACCGTTTTGATTTATCTACTTTTTTGCGCTGGATCCATATGCTGGCTTTCATTATTGCTTTTGCCCTGCCGGCATCTTATGTAGCACTAACTACTTTTCATCAGGAATTAATCCCTACTGATCTTCTTATCAGCCTGGCTGCTCAGAGGGAAGGTCTCCCCTTTCCTGCCATTGTTGAAGCTTTAATTATGGAGTTTATCTTTGAAATATTAAGGGAGGCAGGCATTCGCATGCCAAGGCCGATTGGGCCTGCTGTTTCAATTGTAGGGGCTATCGTAATTGGTGAAGCCGCTGTTTCGGCCGGACTTGTGTCCCCTGCTATAGTAATCGTCGTTTCCTTGACCGCAATTGCCAGCTTTGCGAACCCCTACTATTCTATTGCAGGCTCGATTCGTATCCTAAGATTTGTGCTGATTATATTTGCCGGAACAGCCGGAGTATTTGGAATGATGATTTTTTCATTAATACTATGTGTACACCTCGTTTCCTTGCAGTCGCTGGGGCGCCCTTTTATGTATCCATTTGCGCCATTTTCTTTAAAGAAACAAATAGATACGATCTTGAGGTTCCCCCTATGGTGGAGTTCCCGTCAATCCAAAAAGAAACAGGGGGCAAAAACATGAAGCGTATCTTTTTTATCCTCTTTTGCACGCTTGGTTTGATAAGCGGGTGCAGCGGACAACAGGAATTAGATGATCTGCTTATTCTTACAGGTATAGGTGTAGACTTAGGAGAAAATGAAGAGGTAAAGATCACCTTTCAAGCAACAAACCCTCAGTCAGAAGCTGGTGGTCAGTCTGTTGCAGGCGGAGTGAGTCAGGCGAATGCCTATACTTTTGAAAGTGAAGGAAAAGATATTATTGAAGCGGTAGAAAACTCTAAGAATTTAATATCACGTAAACTATTTTTTCCTCATATCTCAACACTCGTTATAAGTGAAGAATTTGCAAAGGAAAGAGGGGTGGACCTTCTTGTTAATTTTTTGTAGCGTCATTATGAAATAAGAGACAGTTATTTAGTGTTTATTGCGAAAGAGGATACAGCGAACCATATTTTAAACACATTTCCTCCCTTGGAAAACTCATCCGCTCAGAACATGGAACAGTTAATTTATATGCCCAATAGCAAGTTGAGTTTGAAAGACGGGATAAAATTAGAAGATTTTATCCGGTGGAGGTATGCTGATCAGCAGGATCCTGTAGTTACTGGTATAGAGAAGGTCAGTAAAGAATATGACTCTTCAAGCTCTGAAACATTAAACAATATTGAAGGAAATATGAATGCCGTCCGTTTAACAGGGTTTGCTGTATTTAATAAATCCCGTTTAGTCGATTGGCTGTCAGAAAAAGATTCGATTGCCTGGAGTATTATCACTAAAAAAACGAACAAGGTAAAATCCTATAATATCAGCTGCCCTGAAAACAAAGGAAAAGGATCCATTCAATTTTTATTAAAAGAAATGAAAATAAAAGCGAAGCCTAAACTTAAGAATAGTCAATTAACCTACGATTTGCAGCTAAAAGGCCACCTTTCCTTACAAGGTCTTCATTGTGACTATAAACTTTCAACGACAAAGGGAATCACAGAGCTTCAAAAAGTAATAAATGACTCGATAAAAAAAGATTTGGAGACCGCCGTAACAAATGCTCAGAAGCAAGGGTTAGACTATTTCGGCATTCGAAACCAGATTTCCAGAAACTACCCAAAACAATGGAAGAAAGAAAAGGACAACTGGGGAAACTTATATGAAAACATGAAAGTAAAAGCCGATGTAAATATCTATATAGAATCCACCGGAGCGAGAGTCGATAATAATGAAGAATAATAAAAAAACACTAAAAGAAAAATTATTTATTTCTGGAGTATGGGTGTTTTCGTTCGTGTATGCCTTTTCCTATATATGGGACATCAATATTCCGATCACTGAAGGGCTGAAGGGGATTTATGAGCCTGTCTATGAAGCTTTATTTGGAGGTAAAACATGAAGATTAAGCTTTCCAATTATCAGTTTTTTAGTGTTGTTTTTAACTTTATCATTTTCAGCTCCATTCTCATGGCTCCGGCGCTTACGGTTGCAGGGGCTAAGCAGGACGGATGGATCTCCATGCTGCTGGCGACAATCATAGGATTACTCTTAATGGCGCTTTACCTTTTCCTATTTAAAAAATATAATTACCCTTCTCTGTTTGAACTAATGGATAAAGCAGCAGGCAAATGGGGCGGAACCATTATTAACTTGCTTATTATTTTCTATGCTATCCATCTTGCCGCTCTTGTTGTTCGAAATCTTAGTAATTTCATGGTAGTGAGTGTTATCCCTTACTCTCATCCCTGGGTTTATCAAATTATGATTCTTGTACTCGTATCCTACACAGCAGTGCTGGGTGTGAAAAAGCTTTTTCTCGTAAGTGAATTATTGTTTCCCTTGGTCATATTGTTCCTGCTGGGTTCACTGCTTTTAGTCACTGAAGAATTCGACTTTCTAGAGATAAAACCTATTTTCAACACTGGTTTCGCCCCTATTTTTGAAGGGGCTTACCCTACCTTAGGCTTCCCGTTCATTGAAGTTCTGATATTAAGTACCTTCCTTCAATATATGGAGAAGAAAGAAAAAGCTATGATGACCTTTTTATCCGGAATCGCTGTCGGCGGCCTTATTCTGTCAGTGACCGTTTTTTTTATCATTGGAGATGAAGGCGCCTATATGGTAGGACGAGAATCCTATCCAACCTATTCCGTACTGAGAGATATCGACTTTATCACTGTCTTTGAAAGAGTAGAAATCCTGATGGCCGTCGCCTGGATAAATGGTTTATTCGTTAAAATAACGGCATGCTTCTTAGTAGCCATGATTGGCTTGCAGCATTTAGCAAAATCGTCCAATTATTATTTCTTTGTTATACCAATCGGTGTACTTATTTGGGCAATGAGTAACCATTTGCATAAGTCTATTATGGATTTCAATAACTTTGTAAATACGAGCTGGACCTTATATTGGTTTTCCCTTTACTTTTTTATTATCCTAATATTTTTGATTGGTTTCATGAGAAAAGTAAAGGTCAATACATCCTAGCAGGAAACCTTGCAGATTATTTACAAACAGATATATAGGAAACAATGAAAAAAGCCTGTTGAGAGCTTTCAACAGGCTTTAATCAATAATTTATTTATTTCCTGCCCCTTCTTCCATCTTATGAAAATCAAGGCCGGAGTTTACTTTTTCTACATACCCCGCGCGAATGACAAAATCTCCGAAATGTTCATTTTCTTTACGCTCTTTTGCATAGTGAGAAATGATAGGCTTGAGCTCCTGAAGGATTTCTTCTTCGCCAATATTCTCCCGGTACATTTTATTTAATCTATCCCCTGCAAATCCTGCGCCTAAATACATGTTGTATTTACCCGGGGCTTTACCGATAAAGCCAATTTCACCAAGCGCCGGGCGTGAGCAGCCATTTGGACAGCCGGACATGCGGATAATGATCTCCTGATCACGCAGCCCTTGTTCATCAAGCATATCTTCAATTTTATCAATTAATGAAGGAAGGTAGCGTTCGGACTCTGCCATCGCAAGACCGCACGTAGGAAAAGCAACACACGCCATTGAATTCCGTCTGAGTGCCGAGTTTTCTTTTCCATCTGTTAATCCATAACTTGCGACGAGCTCATCGATTTTACCTTTTTGCTCCTCGGACACATTAGAGATGATCAAGTTCTGATTAGCGGTCAGCCTGAAGTCACCCGTATGCACTTTGGCAAGTTCACGAAGACCAGTCATCAGCTTATAATCTTCCGTATCTCTCACCCGGCCATTTTGAATGAAAAGAGTGAGATGCCATTTCCCGTCTCCCTTTACCCAGCCGTAACGGTCGCCATTATGGTCAAAATTATAGGGACGTGCTTCCTCAACACTCCATCCTAATCTTTCGTTTAACTCATTTCGAATCCAATCGAGACCTTTCCGATCGACCGTATACTTAAATCTGGCATTTTTTCTTTCTGAGCGGTTTCCATAATCGCGTTGAATCGTAAGGATTTTTTCACCGACTTCAATCATCTGTTCTGGCTTGCAGAAGCCGATTACGCGCGAGAGTTGAGGATATGTATCTGTATCCCCGTGGGTCATCCCCATTCCGCCGCCTACCGCAATATTAAAGCCTTGCAGCTTGCCACCTTGCAGGATCGCAATGAATCCCAGATCCTGTGAATAGATATCGACATCATTAGAAGGAGGCACTGCAACACCGATTTTAAATTTCCGTGGTAAATAAAGCGGGCCGTAGATCGGTTCGGATTCCTCTTCACCCCTGGTGTCGGCCACTTTCTCTTCATCAAGCCATATCTCATGATAAGCTCTCGTTCTCGGGAGCAAATGTTCACTGAGCTTACGGGACCACTCATACACTTCTGCATGAACATCAGACTGATAAGGAATTGAGTTACACATAACATTTCGATTTACATCCCCGCAGGCAGCAATCGAATCCATCAGCGCTTCGTTCATCCCTTGAATTGTATTTTTCATATTCCACTTTAAAATGCCATGGAGCTGAAATGTCTGTCTTGTCGTAAGCTTCATTGTACCGTTGCCGTATTTCACCGCGAGCTCATCCATCGTCAGCCACTGCTCAGGGGTGGCGACACCTCCCGGCAGTCGTACACGGATCATAAACTGATAGTTCGGCTCAAGCTTTTGTTGTTTACGCTCATTGCGGACATCCCGGTCATCCTGCATATAACTCCCGTGGAATTTAAGCAGCTTTGTTTCTTCATCAGGAATTCCCGCACTTAATCGTTCAGCGAAGCTTTCCGTCAGGTTCCCTCTTAAGAAATCACTGCGTTCCTTTATATCTTCCATTTCACTGGGAGGGCCGTGCTGTTCAGGAAATCTATTTTTTGTCATTCAAAAGCTCCTCTCTCTATTAATAAACATCACGCTGGTATCGTTTTTCTTTACGCATCTCATTAAGATAGGTGTTCGCTTCCTCTTCGTTCAATTCTCCCTCTTTCTGAATGATCGCAAGCAGCGTGTCCTGGACGTCCTTCGCCATATACTTTTCATCCCCGCATACATAAACATGGGCCCCGGCCTGCAGCCATTCATACAAAGCTTCACTCTGTTCAAGCATACGATGCTGAACATATACTTTTTCTGAAGTATCCCTGGAAAATGCGATATCCATTTTAGTCAGCACGCCTTCCTTCAGCCATCTCTGCCATTCAGTCTGATATAGAAAATCAGTAACAAAGTGCTGTTCCCCGAAAAATAGCCAGGAACCTCCTGAAGCTTCCGTCTCCTCCCTTTCTTCCAGGAAAGCACGGTAAGGAGCAACCCCTGTTCCTGCCCCTATCATAATAATTGGAGTGTCAGGGTTTTGAGGCAGCTTGAAGTTTTGGTTGCGCTGAACAAATACCGGCAGGGTGGAACCTGGCTCAGATCGTTCTGAACACTGCACAGAGCAGACGCCGGAGCGTTCTCGGCCATGGGCATCATACCTTAAGGCACCGATTGTAAGATGCACTTCATCAGGATTAGCTTTCTGGCTGCTTGCAATCGAATACAGACGGACAGGAATTTTGCGTAACACTTGTATAAAGTCCTGTGGCTTCACTTCCCATGGACCATAATCCTGAACTAAATCGAACAAGTCTCGGCCATAGATGTATTCTTTAAGGATTTCAGCGTTCTCGGGTGCTGTCAGTTTTTTAAGTGGATCACTGCCTGTTAAGTCAGCTGCTTTTTCTAATAATGGCTTAGTAAGACTTGTAATCTCAAAAGTAGACAACAATGCGGCACGGATCGCCCGCAGGTCTCCCTGCTTATTAATCGATACACTTTCTTCAGGATTCCATCCCATAAGTTCAATCAGCTTGTTGACTAATTCAGGGTCATTTTCAGGGAAAATTCCCAGGCTGTCGCCAGGCTCATATTCAAGATTAGACCCCTCAAGATCAATTTCTAAATGACGCGTTTCTTTGTTCGACCCACGTCCATTCAGGTTAATATTTTCTAACACTTCCGCCTGGAAAGGATGGCTTCGTGAGTAAGAAGGCTGGCTATCCATATTGACAACTGAAGCGGGAGCAGCCCCATGTGACTGCTGCTCTTCCTGGCCTTGAGCAATTTCATTTAAGACCCCATTAAACCATTCATTAGCCGGCTCTTCAAAATCCAAATCACAATCTACGCGGGAGAAAATCCGCTCCCCGCCTAGCTCTTCTAACCGCTTATCAAAATCTTTACCTGTCTGGCAGAAAAATTCGTAAGAGCTGTCTCCAAGTGAGAGTACCGAATACCGAACCCCTTCTAATTTCGGTGCCCGTTTGCTGTGAAGAAAATCATAGAAAGAGAGCGCATTATCCGGCGGATCCCCATCACCATGGGTACTTGTAAGAACAAGCAAATCCTCTACTTTCTTTAAAGATTTAGGCTTAAAATCATCTAAAGAAGCGACGTTCACCTGATAATCCTGCTGCTTTAATTTCTGTGAGAACTCATCAGCCAGCGACTGACAGTTTCCTGTATGAGAACCATATAAAATTGTAATTTCCCTCGTTTTACTTGGGCTGCTTCCGGCATTACTGACCTGTGTTTCTGCACCATTTGCTAAAGGTGCAGCTAAGTAACCGCTCAGCCACAGCCTTTGGGCTTCTGTAAGAGTAGGCAGCAGCTGATTGAGCTGTTCGGCCTGCACTTGATCAAACGGACTGTTCTTTTCTTTAAGTTGCAAAAATACCACCTCGCCAAATTTTATAAAATCGTAAGACCCCTGATGGAAAAGGATACAACCCTAGGTTAGAATCACTCCCTATACACTATGTAAGTCAGTGTAATCATAGTTGTTTAGTCGGGTATTTACATAAAATAATAAATAGCCCCTCTTCCAAATAAGAAGAGAGGCTAATCAATATCATTATGATTCCTTCTTCTTATTTTTCAGGTCATCCCTGCTGGAATTGGCACAGTATCTGAAAAAGAAATCCAGACCCGTTGCCGAGGCTTCAAAGGGCCAGTCCCTCCACCTCTCTCAATAAGAAAGCCGCTATGAAATTTTAAGGCAATTAATGGTACATATCTTATGCTTTATTGAGCCAATTGTCAATACATTTTGAAAAAAATCCTACAATTCCGATCAGTATTAAATTGTCCTTACAGCTATTTAGTACCGGGTACCGATACATAAAAAAACGTACCAGGTACCGAATGATAAATCATCGGATCCTGGTACCTGATTAGTTATAGAGTTTCCCTTTTACTTTATAAACTTCTACAGATTGGGCCGGGCTTTCTATGGCCAAGTTTCCTTTTTTCCCTTTAATTACAGGTTTGTCTTCAAGAAGTGGTTCGAACATAACGGTATTCGGTGTTCTTTGATTATAAATATCAAGCAGTTCGACGCTTTGCTTCTCATCTCCCTGATTGACGATAACCACCACTTTCTGCTGGCCTGCCGCTCTTTCATAAATGAGAAGATCCTCTGTGCTGTGAACAATCTTTAGTTCTCCCTCAGTCAGAGCCTTATTTTCTTTTCTCACTTCAATTAATTTCTGATAGTGTGCTTTCACATCAAGATCCTGCTCATCTTGATCCCAGGGCATCATTTCACGATAGTAGCGATCTTTCCACTCATCCACAAGGTTATGATCACCGCTTTGAGATAATCCGACTTCATCTCCGTAATAAATGATTGGAGCGCCCGGCAGGGTAAATTGCAGGGAAGCCGCATTTTTCAATGTATTCGTATTTCCCTCAGCTTCGTAAATAAACCTTGGGACGTCATGACTGTCTAAGAAGGTTGCCGGAATAAATTCGTCATGATAGGTGCTGAAAATCCGGTCTAACGAAGCTCCAAAATCGTTCATGCTTCCTCCGTTGATCATCGCTTCGTAAATAGCCGTCTGCGTTTCAAAATCAATGGCCCCATCTAATTTCCCAGTATATGACGTAATTTTTTCTAAGCTGTCCCATACCTCTCCAAAAATGAATGCGTCCGGATCATTCTGCTTCACCGCATGACGGAAATCGACCCAGAAGCTGTAGCTTGGACCTTTGGCATAATCTAAACGGAAACCATCAACACCGATTTCATCCATCCAAAATGGCACCACAGTCTCAAGCATATATTCTCTCGTTTCCGGATTGTCGTTGTTTAATTCCGGAAGTTCTTTTACATCATAAAAAGTTTCGTATTGATCCGGCCACTTTAAGAAAGTAAACCAGTCATAATATTGACTGCTTTCTCCTTTTTCAACAGCATCCTGGAAAAAATCATGCTTGTTTGAAACGTGGTTCGGCACAAGGTCATAAACGACTTTCATATTTCTCTCATGAGCCCTATCAACTAACTCTTTCATCAATTCATTGCTGCCAAAACGCGGATCGACATTCATGAAATCTGTTGCATGATAGCCGTGGGAATAAGGACCCTCATAAATTGGAGAAACCCAAAGAGTATTTACACCAAGGCTTTCAATATAATCAAGCTTCTCGATCACGCCTTGCAGATCGCCGCCCATCCAGCCTTTCAGCCTCTCATCCTCTGGAAGAGAAGGATCTGTTGATGTGTTGTTGCTTTCTTCTCCATCACGGAAACGATCGACAAACACTTGGTAGATAATCGATTCTTTCGCCCATTCTGGTGATTGATAGTCTTCCACATAATAGGCAAACTCTGTTGCTTCATCGGAACTTAACGAATTGTTGTCGGCAAACTGAGAACCTTCGCTTCCAGAATTCCATACGTCAATTTTATACTTCACACGTGTATTATTTTTCTGCTTAGGAATCGTTCCTTCTAAAGTCGAAGTGTATAACCCTTCTTTGTTTGAAGTCGTTTCAACTACCTTAAGTCCGGTAACTTTTCCATTTTCTGCATCGCCGCGTTTTCCTTCAGGGGAGGAACCATCTGTTGTAAAGTAAACAGCTCCTTCATCAATCGGCCCATAATGTTCAACCGTAACTGTGACTTTCGGTTCATCATGTTTATCAGGGGTGTAAGGTGTATGGTTAAAATTGTGAGTGACCTGATGGGCAACAGGAATGTTTTCCCATTCAGAGACTTTGTCGTTATACACTTGATTATCTTCAGTAAAAGTCGCTTCCCTTGGTGCATCGATGACTTCTTTATACGATTCGCCGCCCAAGCTGTATACATACTCTAAGCGATCCCCCGCTTCTCCTCTAACTTCAATTTCATAAATTCCCTCAGCCACCTTAGTTAACGGGCTGACCTTATAATCGAAGCTGTTAAGATTGGAAGCAAGTGTCGGAACCACCCAACCCGGCGTGTTTTTAGGTACCGTCAGGTTTAACGTTAAGCTTCCTGAAGAAGTATCGGCAAGCTGAACATCCACTCTTCTTTCCTCGTCAGGGTAAAAGGTAAAAATGTAGTCGCCGTCTTGCGGAGGAGTAAACGTTAAATTAGCACCAGGCATCCAATTACCATCATAAACATACTTAAATTCAACTGTTTTTCCGCCTTCGAGAGTAATTGGCGCACTGGCCCAATACTTGTTTTCCTCGTCATATGTAAGCGGGTTATTGTTAGATCCCCAATCTAGTGAATCTGCACTTCCTCGCAGAACTACAGTGTCATACGTCTGTTCATCAGCATTCGATTCGATTTGCGCAATCGGTTGCACAAAAGTCATTAAAAAAAGGACAACGACTATTACCAGCAGTAACTTTTTCAAATGCATCTCTTCCTTCCTATTAATGTAATCGTTTTCATAATAATGGAATTTCCTTAAGAAGTCTATAGTTATAAAGGTTTAGGCCTTTTTGCTGAATGTCTTACTCCGCCGCCCTGTGTTAGGTTAGAGCGCTAATCCATCATATCAGCTTATTCACCGATTTAGATTGCTATCTTTTCTGGTTTTCACCCCCAATAAAAGGGTAAAATATATCGAATGATGTCAATTGAAGGAGAATATGCAAATGAACAAGAAAGGCAAATTAAAAATGAGACGACGCGCACTATATATTCTTATTGGAATCATCATTATTTCTTTCTATTTTATAAATGTAGCCTGGATCGGTAAGGACGATGATGGAGCTTCTTCTCTTGAGACAGAGATAAAGACTGTCAAAGGCGATTGGGTAGGTGCCTGGGCAGCAAGCATGCAAGCACCTTTTGAGGATGGGGTTTCTCATAAAGGCTTTAAGGATCAAACCGTAAGAATGGTTGTCCACCCGCAGATGGACGGAGATCAAATGCGGATCCGCTTGTCGAATGCTTTCGGTGAAGAGCCGCTGACTATTGAGAAAGTCCATGCAGCGGTATCAAAAGGCGGAGCAGAAATTGACCCTGATACCGACCAAAAGATAACCTTTGACGGGAAAGAGAAGGTCACCATTCCTCCAGGAGAGAAAAAGTTTAGCGATCCTATTCCTTTAAAGGTGAAGAGTGAAAAAGAGCTGGCCGTGTCTATCTATGCAAATGAAAAAACAGGCCCGGCAACCTGGCACCCGCGTTCGATGCAGACAAACTACATCAGCTCCGGTGATCATGTATCCGAAGCCGGTGCTTCAAATTTTGAAACAGAAGAAGAATCATGGTTTTGGCTTGAGGCCGTAGATGTTACAGCAGATCCTTCGGTAAAAGGAGCTCTCGTTGTCCTAGGAAGTTCGATTGCGAACGGGAACTACTCGGAAATAGATGCCAATAATCGCTGGCCTGATTATTTAGCCGACCGTATGAACTCAGAAGACGCTGAAGTGAAAATGTCTGTTCTGAATGCAGGCATCTCGGCAAACCAATTGATTAACAGCCCGCCGGAAAAAGGTGAGAATGCCCTCGACAGGCTGGATCGGGATGTGTTCAGCCAGACAGGAGTCGAAGGCGTCATTCTTCACCAAGGCTTAAACGATATCAGGCATCACCCTGACTATGATTCAGAAAAAATTATTGAGCAGATGAAGAAGGTCATCGACGCCACTCACGATAAAGGGCTTAAAATTTATGGCGGAACCTTAACCCCTTTTAAAGGATCAAGCATGTATACAGAAAAAGGCGAAAAAACCCGCCAGGAAGTCAATGAGTGGATCAGAACGAGCGGAGAATTCGATGGAGTGATCGATTTTGACAAAGCAGTCAGGGACCCTGAAGAGCCAAAGCGCTTTCTCCCTGAATATGATGCCGGAGACAATCTCCACCCTAATGATGAAGGATATAAAAAAATTGCA
This window of the Halobacillus sp. Marseille-Q1614 genome carries:
- a CDS encoding spore germination protein, which gives rise to MKTNNSNGESSSVQSADSQPIFPDIEKNIDHLKMLLGRPFDLTYRVFNYKHSSFAIVYINGLISKEDIELSVIPPLMRWFKENDSLKDRLIEDFEQHIQIPQTLKKTEKLSKAAEAILRGHVLIFVNKSDKAFLIADQRWETRSIEEPASQTMVRGPREGFVETLAVNSTLIRRRITNPKLRFKRFTVGELSQTSVFITYIDGLVDEEALDLVYDRLMNSKIKEIFETGMLQEVLEKKGYSPFPTLIDTERPDVVCAALTEGKLAIMMEGSPFALIGPATFISYFQTAEDYYNRFDLSTFLRWIHMLAFIIAFALPASYVALTTFHQELIPTDLLISLAAQREGLPFPAIVEALIMEFIFEILREAGIRMPRPIGPAVSIVGAIVIGEAAVSAGLVSPAIVIVVSLTAIASFANPYYSIAGSIRILRFVLIIFAGTAGVFGMMIFSLILCVHLVSLQSLGRPFMYPFAPFSLKKQIDTILRFPLWWSSRQSKKKQGAKT
- a CDS encoding Ger(x)C family spore germination C-terminal domain-containing protein, whose translation is MFIAKEDTANHILNTFPPLENSSAQNMEQLIYMPNSKLSLKDGIKLEDFIRWRYADQQDPVVTGIEKVSKEYDSSSSETLNNIEGNMNAVRLTGFAVFNKSRLVDWLSEKDSIAWSIITKKTNKVKSYNISCPENKGKGSIQFLLKEMKIKAKPKLKNSQLTYDLQLKGHLSLQGLHCDYKLSTTKGITELQKVINDSIKKDLETAVTNAQKQGLDYFGIRNQISRNYPKQWKKEKDNWGNLYENMKVKADVNIYIESTGARVDNNEE
- a CDS encoding endospore germination permease, with translation MKIKLSNYQFFSVVFNFIIFSSILMAPALTVAGAKQDGWISMLLATIIGLLLMALYLFLFKKYNYPSLFELMDKAAGKWGGTIINLLIIFYAIHLAALVVRNLSNFMVVSVIPYSHPWVYQIMILVLVSYTAVLGVKKLFLVSELLFPLVILFLLGSLLLVTEEFDFLEIKPIFNTGFAPIFEGAYPTLGFPFIEVLILSTFLQYMEKKEKAMMTFLSGIAVGGLILSVTVFFIIGDEGAYMVGRESYPTYSVLRDIDFITVFERVEILMAVAWINGLFVKITACFLVAMIGLQHLAKSSNYYFFVIPIGVLIWAMSNHLHKSIMDFNNFVNTSWTLYWFSLYFFIILIFLIGFMRKVKVNTS
- the cysI gene encoding assimilatory sulfite reductase (NADPH) hemoprotein subunit, whose translation is MTKNRFPEQHGPPSEMEDIKERSDFLRGNLTESFAERLSAGIPDEETKLLKFHGSYMQDDRDVRNERKQQKLEPNYQFMIRVRLPGGVATPEQWLTMDELAVKYGNGTMKLTTRQTFQLHGILKWNMKNTIQGMNEALMDSIAACGDVNRNVMCNSIPYQSDVHAEVYEWSRKLSEHLLPRTRAYHEIWLDEEKVADTRGEEESEPIYGPLYLPRKFKIGVAVPPSNDVDIYSQDLGFIAILQGGKLQGFNIAVGGGMGMTHGDTDTYPQLSRVIGFCKPEQMIEVGEKILTIQRDYGNRSERKNARFKYTVDRKGLDWIRNELNERLGWSVEEARPYNFDHNGDRYGWVKGDGKWHLTLFIQNGRVRDTEDYKLMTGLRELAKVHTGDFRLTANQNLIISNVSEEQKGKIDELVASYGLTDGKENSALRRNSMACVAFPTCGLAMAESERYLPSLIDKIEDMLDEQGLRDQEIIIRMSGCPNGCSRPALGEIGFIGKAPGKYNMYLGAGFAGDRLNKMYRENIGEEEILQELKPIISHYAKERKENEHFGDFVIRAGYVEKVNSGLDFHKMEEGAGNK
- a CDS encoding assimilatory sulfite reductase (NADPH) flavoprotein subunit encodes the protein MQLKEKNSPFDQVQAEQLNQLLPTLTEAQRLWLSGYLAAPLANGAETQVSNAGSSPSKTREITILYGSHTGNCQSLADEFSQKLKQQDYQVNVASLDDFKPKSLKKVEDLLVLTSTHGDGDPPDNALSFYDFLHSKRAPKLEGVRYSVLSLGDSSYEFFCQTGKDFDKRLEELGGERIFSRVDCDLDFEEPANEWFNGVLNEIAQGQEEQQSHGAAPASVVNMDSQPSYSRSHPFQAEVLENINLNGRGSNKETRHLEIDLEGSNLEYEPGDSLGIFPENDPELVNKLIELMGWNPEESVSINKQGDLRAIRAALLSTFEITSLTKPLLEKAADLTGSDPLKKLTAPENAEILKEYIYGRDLFDLVQDYGPWEVKPQDFIQVLRKIPVRLYSIASSQKANPDEVHLTIGALRYDAHGRERSGVCSVQCSERSEPGSTLPVFVQRNQNFKLPQNPDTPIIMIGAGTGVAPYRAFLEEREETEASGGSWLFFGEQHFVTDFLYQTEWQRWLKEGVLTKMDIAFSRDTSEKVYVQHRMLEQSEALYEWLQAGAHVYVCGDEKYMAKDVQDTLLAIIQKEGELNEEEANTYLNEMRKEKRYQRDVY
- a CDS encoding glycoside hydrolase family 13 protein, whose protein sequence is MKKLLLVIVVVLFLMTFVQPIAQIESNADEQTYDTVVLRGSADSLDWGSNNNPLTYDEENKYWASAPITLEGGKTVEFKYVYDGNWMPGANLTFTPPQDGDYIFTFYPDEERRVDVQLADTSSGSLTLNLTVPKNTPGWVVPTLASNLNSFDYKVSPLTKVAEGIYEIEVRGEAGDRLEYVYSLGGESYKEVIDAPREATFTEDNQVYNDKVSEWENIPVAHQVTHNFNHTPYTPDKHDEPKVTVTVEHYGPIDEGAVYFTTDGSSPEGKRGDAENGKVTGLKVVETTSNKEGLYTSTLEGTIPKQKNNTRVKYKIDVWNSGSEGSQFADNNSLSSDEATEFAYYVEDYQSPEWAKESIIYQVFVDRFRDGEESNNTSTDPSLPEDERLKGWMGGDLQGVIEKLDYIESLGVNTLWVSPIYEGPYSHGYHATDFMNVDPRFGSNELMKELVDRAHERNMKVVYDLVPNHVSNKHDFFQDAVEKGESSQYYDWFTFLKWPDQYETFYDVKELPELNNDNPETREYMLETVVPFWMDEIGVDGFRLDYAKGPSYSFWVDFRHAVKQNDPDAFIFGEVWDSLEKITSYTGKLDGAIDFETQTAIYEAMINGGSMNDFGASLDRIFSTYHDEFIPATFLDSHDVPRFIYEAEGNTNTLKNAASLQFTLPGAPIIYYGDEVGLSQSGDHNLVDEWKDRYYREMMPWDQDEQDLDVKAHYQKLIEVRKENKALTEGELKIVHSTEDLLIYERAAGQQKVVVIVNQGDEKQSVELLDIYNQRTPNTVMFEPLLEDKPVIKGKKGNLAIESPAQSVEVYKVKGKLYN